The following DNA comes from Lonchura striata isolate bLonStr1 chromosome 4, bLonStr1.mat, whole genome shotgun sequence.
GGTTGAAATCCAAAATGAATGTGCCAAAGTGAATTCCAAAAAACCCTGTAGAAAGACAGGCCCTGCCTCCACCTCCACCCTCCCTCTTGGAAAAGCAGTTTTGGAATGGTGTCCTGGGTGCTGTGGGGAATGTGCAGTGTGTGTCAGCAGAGGAGAGGCAGTGTGAGCTGGATGACTCCTGCTTAGCAATCTGCTCACATCGTTCTCCCACGAAGAATATTCAGCTTTCTTTGTCTAAAATGTTGAGTGGTTGTGAATAGTAAGGATAGActatctgtaattatttttaaattattaatggTTTTGTTAGATCCCTTCACTTCTACATTAGGTTTCTGTTAATGTAAGTTAAATCAAAATGTACTTCAGTTTCCAGGCAGCTcccaaatgtatttttcattctttcataACATTACTTCAAGTTCTCAATGAGGTGTCTATGATAAAGTTTGCTCCCGAGCCAGCAGACTTCCAGTCCTAATGAATTCAGCGAAAGGCTCACCGGGCAGGGCTCTCATCAGCCGGGCTGGATGGCAAATGAGGAAGCCAAGTCAGCGTCCCACCCCCAGCTTCCAGATGTCGTACCCCATCCGTGAGAAGGAGTATGGGATCCACGTGGGGATTATCAAAGACAGGGGGCACATTTGTCAGAATAAGTGAGTTACTTTATTGGCACGTCTCCTTTCTGCTTAGGAGATGCAGCTTGTTACGCCAGGCACTCCTGGTCAGAAAATACCCGCGGAGTGCCTGGCTCAGGGCTCGGACCCCgcaggcagggaggagaggtTCCCGTTTGCCACCCTGCCCCAGGAGATGCTCTCGGATGGCGGAAAGGAGAGGGGCACAAATGCGGATTtctcttccctcctctcctctcagCCAGGGGTTCGGAGGTCCCCCCCTGCCCGGCCGGCGCCCCGCTCCTGCCGGGGGGGCAGCGCTGGGAGAAAAGCGTGCGGAGTCAAACGCGTGCATTCAACACAAACGCCACGAAAAAATGCCTGGATAAATTATGCAGAGggatttctggatttctttcaAGTAATTAAGTTTCGATTTCTTGCATTTATTTTAGTGCCAGGAAGCACGAGGCGCCACGGACGGCAAAACTCTTCATTGATCGTTCCGGGCTTGAAGTTTGACTTCGTGACTTGACTCGGctcgcggcggcggcgcggccgcagATTGGGAGCGGGAGAGATTTGGGAGAAGGGGAGCAAGGGCCGGCGCGGGCGGCGATGCCGGGCTGGCGGCACTGCGGGGCCCGGGGATGCCGAGGCACCGCCGGCGTGCGGGGATACCCCCGGGCCGGTGCATCTGTCCGCACCCGCGGAGCCTCcgcggcagcggggctgggtcGCCCCCCGTGCCCAGAATCCCGGGAGAGCGTCCCGGAGGCGGCGGGGGCCGGGAGCCGTGTGGGGCACCGGGCGGCAGGGCCGGGACCGGCGCTGCCCTGCCCTCAAAACAAAGGTAGAGTTTGCTCAAAGTGTAGCCCGCATCTTAATGGATTAAAAATTCATAGGGCGCATTAGGTTCGGTAAAATATGAATGCGCGTCTTTAAATTTTAATCGTAAATCAGAACATGGATACATGAGAGGCGACAGTGATTTCTCCCCAGATGTCTGCGTGGGTCAGGGTGTGGGCGTGGGTAAGTTGGAGGGGGGCTCTCCTTTTATTTAGGCGGCCCAGCGGCGCTCAGAGCCGGCTGCGGGCCCGCGGGGCCGCCGAGCTGCCGGGGGGCGGCGGAGCCTCCGCGGCCGCTGCGGCTCCCCCCGGCGCCCCTCCCGGCTCCGGGCGGCGGGTGCGGATGGGCAGCGCGGGGGCTCCACGAAAAAAACCCCGAGACCCCGaacacaaacaaataaacaaaatcacGAAGAAAAGTGGGGGGAATGGGAAAGTGCTGGGCGGTGGAGCTGCGGGCAGGGCGCTGCCGGCAGCGGGCACAGCGGCAGCGCGGCGCTGCGCGGGGCCAGAGCCGCGGCGAGTCCCCGCAGCGCGGAGAGACACCGCGGGGACCCCCCGGGCCACCCGGGCCCGGCACCGAGGAAAGTTGGCCCAGCTATGCGGCCGCGGCGCTCCGCGTCCCGGTGGCGGCCGTTCGGAGCGGCGATGAGCGCTCGGCGTTTTGGAGATCGGTTGTCAGTTGCTATTAAAATCAAGATTAATTCATATTAACGATATGCGTTCTCAATTCTCCCGTGTGACAGCATACATTAGAACAACTATTGCGAGTAATTAAACTCAGTGCGGGAGGGGTTAAATGTATAGCggaggggggagaggggggGTTCCTCCTCGCATTTCTCTCCGCCAAAGTTGAGCAggagagccgggcgggcagAACCCCTTCCCCGGCTCCGCGCACCCGGCAGGCTGGCTGCCCTCGGACCTCCCCGTGCCAACGaggtattttcttcttctttttatttttaatttttccctttttttttttttttttttttcccctcttcgcCGGGAAGCGGGAGCATTCCCTTGTTCTCCCGCACACCTCCCGGCACGCCCGCGCCGAGGCGCGCAGCGCTGCGGCCGCTGCCGGGAGGCGGAGGCGGGGGCGCAGGAGCGGCCGGGCGCGCTGCGGGGACCCCGGCGGAGGGAGGCGGGGGACAGCggcctccctgccagccctgccagccctgccagccctgccagccctgccagccctgccagccctgccagccgcGGGCGGGCCGCACCCCGCGTGGGCACGGCCCGCGATCGCCTCAAAACGCGCAAAAATATTATTGAGGGCTCTTTCTTGGGCGTTGGAGATGCTCGATGCTTTAGACTAATTAGACAAGCCAAAAGCCTTTTGAAGATTAAGCAAATTGGACAACCCTTGTTAATTAGAACATAATTTAAAGTTTGAAATTATATCACTCATGAAGTAGCCTAATTAGTATGACGATATGTTAATAGCCTACCGAGACACGAAGCGCGGAGGTTTGGCATGAACTCCTTAAAGGCTTGCAAGAAAATCCTCTTTCCTATGTTGTCATTAATAAAAGATTTCTATAGACTTCAGCCTTTCAACGGTGACATACAATTTATAGTACACACAATGCATTAGCCCATAGTGCTGCTCAATTTTTTTACTATTATGAAAACTAATAAATTCGTCAAGCTGAATTAAGCATACAAATCAGATGAGGCATAACAGATTACATATTGAAGCGCCGTGTCTCCCGAGCCTAAATGAAATTTCAATCTAATAATTCCTTCCTGGCCCGGCCATAATTTGTTTAGAGATGTTGTTCTACTTCTTTCCAAGCGCTATTCACACCATAATTAAATGATACTCAAGCTTTTAACtttgatttatttcatttctccGAGCTGGCGACAGTGAGAGCTGAtacaatgtaatttttttttatttcccttaaaATTACCAAGTCTGCTGTTTAGGTAAGAAATTAAACACCTAAGCACTTATTTTAACCTTTCTGCTGCAAAGTGAAAATCATGGAAATAAACCCGACCACCTCCAGGAAAACTGACTTTCCTcgatttcttttctctctctttttttttttttttttttttttttccccttttacttttcttcttttcctattAGACAGGCGTGGGAAATTGGCGGGATAGCGGTGCGCTTTTGCGGGAGGATCCCTCCGGCTCCCCGCCGATGGGGGACGCCGGCGGGGGCAGCCCCtggccgccgctcccggcctttccccgcgctgtccccgcgcagcgcccggcgcATCCCCCGCCCCTGCCGCCCACCGGAGCGGCGCCAGAGCAGCGGCGGGACACTCTGGCTGTAGGTGCGTGGTGAGCCCGGACGGGACTTTCCccccctttttaaaaattattttttctttccatggaaGGTGTATCTGAGGCGGTGGGGTCGTCGCTTCTCCCacctttcctttatttttttttttttttcctttttggctttttccctcccctttccGGGAGGCgacggggcgcggcgcggcggtgAGTGTGGGAGCACGCGTGGGCGTGGGAGCGGCGGGGGGCGGGCAGGGAGCGGCGGAGGAGGGGGCCGGGGCCGAGGAGGCAGGCGCGGAGAGCCCTTCCCGAGGAGTTGGGCTGTAGTGACAGgcgagaggggaggggagggaggggagagagtAAAACCCAccggcgcggcggcggggagGGCACTTCGCGAGAGGCGAGGGCCGGCGCCGgagcggaggcggcggcggacAGCGGCGAGCGCCCGGGCGGAGGGCGGGCAGGCGGGCAGGAGGCATCCCGCGCATCCCCCGCGCATCCCCGGCTCGCCGGAGCCGCCTCTCCCTCTCGTCCCCGGCGGGGCTCGGGCAGCCGGCTGGGGGGcgagtgggatttttttttttttttaatttttcggAGGGTGGGGGCGCGGGGCTCCTGTGGCTTTTCCGGGGGGTTCgggcccccggccccgcgcccctgCCCTCCTCCGGCGGCCGGCTgccggcgggccgggccgcggcggcggcgagcACCATGATGATGTCTCTGAGCAGCAAGCAGCCTTTCGGCCTCCCCcacggcggcggcagcggcggcggcctCCACGAAACCAAGTACTCGGCCCTGCACACCGCCTCGCCCTGTCCCtccgccggtgccgccgcccccgccgccagctcccccagcagcaccggcagcggcggctccgCCGGACGCGGCTCCAGCTCCGgccccggcggcagcggcggctccggcTCCAGCTCGGGCTCCGGtcccggcggcagcggcggcggcgcggaggCGATGCGGCGGGCCTGCCTGCCCGCCCCTCCGGTAGgtgcccgccgcccgccgccctgCTTTAAGGGGAGCCCCTCGGCGGCCCCCCGGATCCGCctgatgattttttcatggcCGTGCAGCAAATCACCCGGCGCCACCGGGCGCTCGCCCAACTTATGCATGCGGCGGCTCTTGCCGCTCGTATTAATTTTTATGACCTGGGATACTGCGTGCGGCTGGTGCGtgtgtccgtccgtccgtccgcccgcccgcccgccgcggctCCTCTGTGCGAGCGGCTGCGCGCCGCGCCCGCTCCCTCGCCCCGCTCGCTCcctcttctcctctcctctcctcccccccaccaccccacCCCCCCTCCTTTCTCCAGGATTTCTCTTTTAACATGCTGGGAAGGTTTTAGTGGCACGGCGGAGTGCGCGGGGAGGCGAATTCCCTGCTGAGCGTTATGTGTGCCTTCTATTTGCAATTGCAGAGCAATATATTCGGCGGTCTGGACGAGAGCCTGCTGGCCCGCGCCGAAGCCCTGGCAGCGGTGGACATCGTCTCCCCGAGCAAgagccaccaccaccacccgCCGCACCACAGCCCCTTCAAGCCGGACGCCACGTACCACACCATGAACACCATCCCCTGCACCTcggccgcctcctcctcctccgtgCCCATCTCCCACCCGTCCGCCCTGTCGGGCacccaccaccaccatcaccaccaccaccaccaccaccaccagccCCACCAGGCGCTGGAGGGGGAACTCTTGGAGCACCTGACGCCGGGGCTGGCGCTGGGGGCCATGGCGGCCCCCGACGGCGCCGTGGTCTCCACGCCGGGCCACGCTCCGCACATGGCCGGCATGAACCCCATGCACCCGGCGGCGCTGGGCATGGCCCACGCCCACGGGCTGCCGGCCCACATGGGCTGCATGAGCGACGTGGACGCCGACCCCCGCGACTTGGAGGCCTTTGCCGAGCGCTTCAAGCAGCGCCGCATCAAGCTGGGGGTGACCCAGGCCGACGTGGGCTCGGCGCTGGCCAACCTGAAGATCCCGGGGGTGGGCTCCCTCAGCCAGAGCACCATCTGCCGCTTCGAGTCCCTCACCCTCTCCCACAACAACATGATCGCCCTCAAACCCATCCTGCAGGCGTGGCTGGAGGAGGCCGAGAAGTCCCACCGCGAGAAACTGGCCAAGCCCGAGCTCTTCAGCGGCGCGGAGAAGAAGCGCAAGCGGACCTCCATCGCCGCCCCCGAGAAGCGCTCGCTGGAGGCCTATTTCGCCCTGCAGCCCCGGCCCTCCTCCGAGAAGATCGCCGCCATCGCCGAGAAGCTGGACCTCAAGAAGAACGTGGTCCGCGTCTGGTTCTGCAACCAGCGCCAGAAGCAGAAGCGCATGAAGTACTCCGCGGGCATCTGAGCCGGCCGCGGAGCAGCACCGACAGCATCAGCGCCACCGCCACCGCCAGAAAATCCGATAAACAACGAGAAcaacaaaaaggaaaggaggaaaacaacCCCGGACAGCACCAGCCcaccccgccgcccgccccgcgcccaaCTTTCGGGGGGAACTTCCCTGCGGAGCCGCGCCCGGACCCGCCCCGGCAAGTACCGCTGGTTTTTATTGCTAACAGACCTCGCCCGGGTGGCAGCGGGGTGGCCACGATGTCATGGCTTTCTCGGGACCCAAACTTGAATCTAGAGTTGAGGCTTCGCACAGCGAGAGACGTCTCAAAAGTATTttgatttaaataataataataataataataatgataataataatgattaaaaaaaaaacagatggcAGGTTTTTCT
Coding sequences within:
- the POU4F2 gene encoding POU domain, class 4, transcription factor 2 translates to MMMSLSSKQPFGLPHGGGSGGGLHETKYSALHTASPCPSAGAAAPAASSPSSTGSGGSAGRGSSSGPGGSGGSGSSSGSGPGGSGGGAEAMRRACLPAPPSNIFGGLDESLLARAEALAAVDIVSPSKSHHHHPPHHSPFKPDATYHTMNTIPCTSAASSSSVPISHPSALSGTHHHHHHHHHHHHQPHQALEGELLEHLTPGLALGAMAAPDGAVVSTPGHAPHMAGMNPMHPAALGMAHAHGLPAHMGCMSDVDADPRDLEAFAERFKQRRIKLGVTQADVGSALANLKIPGVGSLSQSTICRFESLTLSHNNMIALKPILQAWLEEAEKSHREKLAKPELFSGAEKKRKRTSIAAPEKRSLEAYFALQPRPSSEKIAAIAEKLDLKKNVVRVWFCNQRQKQKRMKYSAGI